From the Lathyrus oleraceus cultivar Zhongwan6 chromosome 4, CAAS_Psat_ZW6_1.0, whole genome shotgun sequence genome, one window contains:
- the LOC127135418 gene encoding uncharacterized protein LOC127135418 — translation MKFNSQFISFILHFIFLVTFFCPIYSLKTSNHQIVNQTLQFEKEFQKINKTIKAQLQRINKPAVKTIQSPHGDIIDCVLFHKQPAFDLPLLKGQKSSDSQAKTEGHNQINNSSVNSQLWSLSGEFCPKETIPIRRTKEEEIKYGRKSISFQERLYEVITYVEGGGYHGAKGIINVWAPRVENAEESSSSKIWVQSLTAKESIEAGWQVCQKRYGDNRPRIFTYWTVDAYKATGCYNLQCPGFVQTSRKVVLGTPVGPVSIIGGDQYDFNLKIEQDQKDQRWWLEYAAGNENYERVGYWPFSLFKELKDEANLIQFGGEVVDLNPTGDHTSTYMGSGQFAQQALGRAAFIRNMKVAVTPNTYIDLPDPEYLEEKPDCYSIKGGFDKVYESYIFFGGPGRSQKCP, via the exons ATGAAATTTAACTCACAATTCATCTCCTTCATCTTGCATTTTATTTTTCTTGTCACTTTCTTTTGTCCTATTTACTCTTTAAAAACAAGCAACCACCAAATTGTCAACCAAACTTTACAATTTGAGAAAGAATTTCAGAAGATAAATAAAACAATAAAGGCACAGCTTCAACGAATCAATAAGCCTGCTGTAAAGACAATTCAA AGTCCCCATGGTGATATCATAGATTGTGTTTTGTTTCATAAACAACCAGCTTTTGATCTTCCTCTATTAAAAGGACAAAAATCATCG GATTCTCAAGCAAAAACAGAAGGGCACAATCAAATAAATAATTCGAGTGTTAACTCTCAATTATGGAGTTTATCAGGTGAATTTTGTCCAAAAGAAACAATACCAATTAGAAGAACAAAGGAAGAAGAAATAAAATACGGAAGAAAAAGCATAAGCTTTCAGGAAAGACTCTAT GAAGTAATCACGTATGTAGAAGGAGGTGGCTACCATGGAGCAAAGGGTATCATAAACGTGTGGGCCCCCCGAGTGGAAAATGCAGAAGAATCCAGCTCATCTAAAATTTGGGTTCAATCTCTTACAGCTAAAGAAAGTATTGAAGCTGGTTGGCAG GTATGTCAGAAGAGATATGGGGACAACCGCCCTAGAATATTTACTTATTGGACG GTGGATGCTTATAAAGCAACTGGATGTTACAATTTACAATGTCCTGGTTTTGTTCAAACTAGCAGAAAAGTTGTGCTTGGAACTCCAGTTGGCCCGGTGTCGATAATAGGCGGAGACCAATATGATTTTAACTTAAAGATAGAGCAG GATCAAAAGGATCAGCGTTGGTGGCTTGAATATGCAGCTGGAAATGAAAATTATGAAAGAGTTGGTTATTGGCCATTCTCTCTATTCAAAGAATTAAAAGATGAAGCAAATTTAATTCAGTTTGGTGGAGAAGTTGTGGATTTAAACCCAACAGGGGATCATACTTCCACGTACATGGGTAGTGGACAATTTGCTCAACAAGCTTTGGGAAGGGCTGCATTTATTAGGAATATGAAAGTTGCAGTTACTCCCAACACCTATATTGACCTTCCAGATCCTGAATATTTAGAAGAAAAACCAGATTGTTATAGCATAAAAGGAGGTTTTGATAAAGTGTATGAGTCATATATATTTTTTGGTGGACCAGGTAGGAGTCAGAAATGTCCATAA